One part of the Prunus persica cultivar Lovell chromosome G5, Prunus_persica_NCBIv2, whole genome shotgun sequence genome encodes these proteins:
- the LOC18776264 gene encoding uncharacterized protein At4g17910 isoform X1, whose product MDSLPNSFNPNKRLKEEFVSNLTGSSMMEIAALTTIIPILIILRHSVGSNPVVDVTLKKNDDAVVGSKGRPAYMSTMAFDFLLIVLPIILVYTVLAEWMYIWATLLTLLLLIRIAANRFGSYSNLKEDPYSVRKNISSYRVATMIITCLCILAVDFRIFPRRYAKTETYGTGWMDLGVGSFVVANSLVSRQARNISSRKWKTAIQSSSPLIILGFARLLSTRGVDYQVHVAEYGVHWNFFFTLAAISILTCIINVPAQYSGILGSLILPTGVFYPPGYQVCLTHGLNLYLLSNERGTDIISQNKEGFFSIFGYWGLYLVGVQLGNFLFFNNHSSATMRSTNWAKIRVWMLSLLFWLLTVIIDRHVERVSRRTCNLGYVTLVLAVNLQVLAILLLSDFLPGSKTSVLEEAYDRNLLGTFLLANLLTGLVNLFVDTLFASSVKALFILIAYAFSLSFLIGLLDFCGIRLKFW is encoded by the exons ATGGATTCTCTCCCCAACTCCTTCAATCCAAACAAACGTCTCAAAGAAGA GTTTGTGAGCAATTTGACTGGATCGTCGATGATGGAGATTGCCGCGCTTACCACAATAATCCCT ATTCTGATTATACTGCGGCACTCAGTTGGCTCCAATCCTGTTGTTG ATGTCacattgaagaaaaatgatgatGCGGTAGTCGGTTCTAAGGGCAGACCAGCTTACATGTCTACAATGGCTTTcgattttcttctcattgtGCTTCCAATCATCTTAGTTTACACT GTTTTAGCAGAGTGGATGTATATCTGGGCAACTTTGTTGACATTGTTACTGCTTATCAGAATTGCAGCCAACAG GTTTGGTTCTTATTCTAATTTGAAGGAAGATCCCTATTCTGTACGAAAAAATATATCGTCTTACAGGGTCGCTACG ATGATCATTACATGCTTGTGTATCTTGGCTGTTGACTTCAGAATTTTCCCTAGAAGATATGCCAAGACCGAGACTTATGGTACTGGCTGG ATGGATCTTGGGGTTGGCTCATTTGTCGTAGCAAATTCATTAGTTTCACGGCAAGCACGAAATATATCATCCAG GAAATGGAAGACTGCAATTCAATCTTCTAGTCCACTGATCATCCTTGGGTTTGCCCGTCTTCTCTCTACCAGAGGTGTGGACTATCAG GTTCATGTAGCTGAATACGGAGTACACTGGAATTTCTTTTTCACACTTGCTGCAATATCAATTCTTACGTGCATAATTAACGTTCCCGCACAGTATTCTGGCATTCTTGGCTCACTAATTCTA CCTACTGGGGTTTTCTATCCTCCAGGTTACCAAGTTTGCTTGACACATGGGTTAAACTTGTATCTGCTTTCTAATGAAAGGGGAACTGATATAATCAGCCAAAACAAGGAGGGTTTTTTTAGCATATTTG GATATTGGGGTTTGTACCTTGTTGGTGTCCAGTTAGgaaactttcttttcttcaataaCCATTCCTCTGCAACAATGAGGAGCACTAACTGGGCAAAGATTAGAGTCTGGATGCTTTCACTTCTGTTTTG GTTATTAACTGTGATTATAGACCGCCACGTCGAGAGAGTTTCCCGTAGAACG TGCAACCTGGGCTATGTTACACTGGTATTGGCAGTAAATTTACAG GTGCTGGCAATACTACTGCTCTCCGATTTTCTTCCTGGAAGCAAAACTTCAGTACTGGAAGAAGCATATGACCGCAATTTGCTGGGGACATTTCTTCtg GCAAACTTGCTCACAGGTTTGGTGAACTTGTTTGTGGATACCCTGTTTGCATCATCAGTCAAagccctttttattttgattgccTATGCGTTTTCCCTATCCTTCCTCATTGGATTGCTAGATTTTTGCGGTATCAGACTGAAATTTTGGTAG
- the LOC18776264 gene encoding uncharacterized protein At4g17910 isoform X2: protein MDSLPNSFNPNKRLKEEFVSNLTGSSMMEIAALTTIIPILIILRHSVGSNPVVDVTLKKNDDAVVGSKGRPAYMSTMAFDFLLIVLPIILVYTVLAEWMYIWATLLTLLLLIRIAANRFGSYSNLKEDPYSVRKNISSYRVATMIITCLCILAVDFRIFPRRYAKTETYGTGWMDLGVGSFVVANSLVSRQARNISSRKWKTAIQSSSPLIILGFARLLSTRGVDYQVHVAEYGVHWNFFFTLAAISILTCIINVPAQYSGILGSLILVGYQVCLTHGLNLYLLSNERGTDIISQNKEGFFSIFGYWGLYLVGVQLGNFLFFNNHSSATMRSTNWAKIRVWMLSLLFWLLTVIIDRHVERVSRRTCNLGYVTLVLAVNLQVLAILLLSDFLPGSKTSVLEEAYDRNLLGTFLLANLLTGLVNLFVDTLFASSVKALFILIAYAFSLSFLIGLLDFCGIRLKFW, encoded by the exons ATGGATTCTCTCCCCAACTCCTTCAATCCAAACAAACGTCTCAAAGAAGA GTTTGTGAGCAATTTGACTGGATCGTCGATGATGGAGATTGCCGCGCTTACCACAATAATCCCT ATTCTGATTATACTGCGGCACTCAGTTGGCTCCAATCCTGTTGTTG ATGTCacattgaagaaaaatgatgatGCGGTAGTCGGTTCTAAGGGCAGACCAGCTTACATGTCTACAATGGCTTTcgattttcttctcattgtGCTTCCAATCATCTTAGTTTACACT GTTTTAGCAGAGTGGATGTATATCTGGGCAACTTTGTTGACATTGTTACTGCTTATCAGAATTGCAGCCAACAG GTTTGGTTCTTATTCTAATTTGAAGGAAGATCCCTATTCTGTACGAAAAAATATATCGTCTTACAGGGTCGCTACG ATGATCATTACATGCTTGTGTATCTTGGCTGTTGACTTCAGAATTTTCCCTAGAAGATATGCCAAGACCGAGACTTATGGTACTGGCTGG ATGGATCTTGGGGTTGGCTCATTTGTCGTAGCAAATTCATTAGTTTCACGGCAAGCACGAAATATATCATCCAG GAAATGGAAGACTGCAATTCAATCTTCTAGTCCACTGATCATCCTTGGGTTTGCCCGTCTTCTCTCTACCAGAGGTGTGGACTATCAG GTTCATGTAGCTGAATACGGAGTACACTGGAATTTCTTTTTCACACTTGCTGCAATATCAATTCTTACGTGCATAATTAACGTTCCCGCACAGTATTCTGGCATTCTTGGCTCACTAATTCTAGTAG GTTACCAAGTTTGCTTGACACATGGGTTAAACTTGTATCTGCTTTCTAATGAAAGGGGAACTGATATAATCAGCCAAAACAAGGAGGGTTTTTTTAGCATATTTG GATATTGGGGTTTGTACCTTGTTGGTGTCCAGTTAGgaaactttcttttcttcaataaCCATTCCTCTGCAACAATGAGGAGCACTAACTGGGCAAAGATTAGAGTCTGGATGCTTTCACTTCTGTTTTG GTTATTAACTGTGATTATAGACCGCCACGTCGAGAGAGTTTCCCGTAGAACG TGCAACCTGGGCTATGTTACACTGGTATTGGCAGTAAATTTACAG GTGCTGGCAATACTACTGCTCTCCGATTTTCTTCCTGGAAGCAAAACTTCAGTACTGGAAGAAGCATATGACCGCAATTTGCTGGGGACATTTCTTCtg GCAAACTTGCTCACAGGTTTGGTGAACTTGTTTGTGGATACCCTGTTTGCATCATCAGTCAAagccctttttattttgattgccTATGCGTTTTCCCTATCCTTCCTCATTGGATTGCTAGATTTTTGCGGTATCAGACTGAAATTTTGGTAG
- the LOC18776329 gene encoding transcription factor bHLH71, which translates to MTMALEALTSNEPFNFIIYDTISATPYSFQDSSGTTSNFIPPDKNFCTSTSSMKSDQDTQIKRALNLEAAAAGGGGRQKQSSLGVNNNNAQQQQQGRKKRRRKPRVCKNKEEAETQRMTHIAVERNRRKQMNEHLAILRSLMPDSYAQRGDQASIVGGAIEFVKELEHLLHSLEAQKLQLLHNADVSTSTSKPAQTPFAQLLECPQYTWSHCPNKFTSKTKAAIADIEVTLIETHANLKIMSRRISPRQLSKLVGGIQSLQLTILHLTVTTMDPFVLYSISVKIEEGCLLSSVDDIATAIHHMLRVIEEAATLC; encoded by the exons aTGACAATGGCTTTAGAAGCTCTTACTTCTAATGAGCCTTTCAACTTCATCATTTATGATACCATCTCCGCAACCCCCTACAGCTTCCAAGACTCTTCAGGGACGACTAGCAATTTCATACCTCCAGACAAGAACTTCTGCACCAGCACCAGTAGCATGAAATCTGATCAAGACACCCAAATCAAGAGGGCGTTGAATTTGGAAGCCGCAGCagcaggtggtggtggtaggcAGAAGCAGAGTTCTCTGGGTGTAAACAATAATAATgctcagcagcagcagcaagggcggaagaagaggaggagaaagCCAAGGGTTTGCAAGAACAAGGAAGAAGCTGAGACTCAGAGAATGACTCACATTGCCGTTGAAAGAAACCGCAGAAAACAAATGAATGAGCATCTTGCCATTCTGCGCTCTCTCATGCCTGACTCTTACGCCCAAagg GGTGACCAGGCGTCCATAGTAGGAGGAGCCATAGAATTCGTGAAGGAGCTTGAGCACCTCTTGCATTCCCTTGAAGCACAGAAACTCCAACTTCTACACAATGCAGATGTCTCAACCTCCACCTCCAAACCTGCCCAAACCCCTTTTGCACAATTACTAGAATGCCCTCAGTACACTTGGTCTCACTGCCCCAACAAATTCACATCAAAAACCAAGGCAGCCATAGCCGATATTGAGGTCACATTAATTGAGACCCATGCAAACCTTAAGATCATGTCACGCAGAATTAGCCCCAGACAGCTTTCCAAGTTGGTTGGTGGCATCCAATCCCTTCAGCTCACCATCCTTCATCTCACTGTTACCACCATGGACCCTTTTGTTCTCTACTCCATCAGTGTCAAG ATTGAAGAAGGGTGCTTACTGAGTTCGGTGGATGACATAGCAACAGCAATTCACCACATGCTTAGAGTAATTGAGGAAGCAGCTACCTTGTGTTAA